The region CCGGTGTTCTTTGCGAGCCTGAAAGGGCCCGGGCTCAAGTATATCGCTCTTGCAGCCGTGGCCGTGGTCGCATCGCTCCTCGTCGCGATGCTGCTGGCTTCGCCGCTCGGGATCTCCATGGCGACCGCGGCCGGCTTGTTCGCCGGCTCCGGCACGAGCACGCCGACCTTGCAGGCGGCACTGGCAGCGGCGGGGAACCAGGATCCGGCGATCGGCTATTCCGTATCCTATCCCTTCGGCGTTGTCGGCCCAATCGTCCTGATGACTCTCATGGCCGGGTTGGTGAAACCTGTGTTCAAGGCACCGTCCCAGAACGTGCGCATCGCGGAGCTGACTCTGGAGTCGAATTGCGAGGATCAGACGGTTGAGGAAGTCTCTGCCATCCTGCCGGCCGACATCAAGATCGTTGCCATTCGCCAGCACCATGCAAATGCACCGCCGCTGGCCGGGACACGATTGCATGAAGGTGATGGATTGCTGCTGGTCGGCAGTCCGACAAGCATCGAGCAGGCCAAGATCGCCGTCGGCCATGAGGAGCCCGGACGTATCAGCCGCGACCGCGCGAATTACGACGTGGTGCGGGTCTACGTTTCCAAGGCGGCGTTCGTGGGCAAAACGGTTCAGGAGATTCCGCTTCCCGATTTTCCCATCGTCATCTCGCATATCCGCCGGGGCGACGTCGACATGATGACGTCGCCCGACTTGACGCTCGAGTACGGAGACGTGTTGATTGCGGCCGTTCCCTCCGACCGGAAAACCGAAGTCCAGCGTCACTTCGGCGACAGCATCAAGGGCAATGCCGAATTGTCTTTCGTGTCGATCGGAGTCGGGATCGCGCTCGGCCTCCTGCTCGGCATGATCCCCGTGCCGCTGCCGGGCGGCGGCACCTTCAGCCTCGGCGTTGCCGGTGGGCCGCTCGTCATGGCGCTCGTCCTCGGCTGGCTCGGCCGCACCGGCCCCCTGGGCTGGAGGATTCCGATGGTCGCCAACCTGGTTCTGCGAAACCTGGGATTGGCGGTGTTCATCGGATCGGTCGCCATCGGGGCCGGTAGCCCCTTCGTCCAGACGGTCGCCACCAATGGGATCCAGATCCTTCTCGGCGGCGCTGCCGTGCTGCTCACGCTCGTCCTGATCGTGCTGGTGGTCGGCTACCTGCTGCGCATCCCCTTCGACGACCTGCTCGGCGTCTGCGCGGGTTCGACGGGCAATCCCGCCATCGTCGTTGCGGCGGGCCGCCTTGCTCCTACGGAGAGGACGGATATCGGCTATGCGATTTGTTTCCCAAGCATGACCATCGTCAAAATCATCGCCGTTCAGGTTCTTCTGAGCTGAGCCAAAACCTTTTACATGATGCCCGCCAGCAACACCCGGTGGGATTCAAGCAACGTCGAGCATTCGTCTCCTTGAGGCCTGCTTGACGGTTCTTCGTCCGTCTGCACATTCTTTCATCACTACGGCTGGGCTTTGTCTTGGAGTTTGTACCATGGCGTCTGTCCGAACTCTGTTGCTTGGATGTGCGGCGATCATCACCGGCGGCGCACAGGCCGCCGACTTGCCGGCCAAGACCGCAAGCCCCGTCGAGTATGTCCGGATCTGTTCCACTCACGGCAACGGCTTCTTCGTGATCCCCGGGACCGAAACCTGCCTGCGGGTCAGCGGCCGCGCTCGCGCCGAACTCCTCTATCTCGAACCGATCGATCGCGCACAGGACACGATCGGCTTCCGCGGACGCGGGCGCATCAACCTCGATGCACGCACTGCCACCGCATACGGCATGCTGCGGACCTACATCCGCATGGAGATGACCCGCAACACCGGGGCTTACGGATTCAGCTCCACCACGCCTAATATCAATCAGGCCTTTGTCCAGTTCGGCGGCCTGACGGCCGGTCGCGCAGTCTCCTTCTTCACGAGCCCGGACTTGCCGGTTCCGAACTTCGGTGACCTGAAGTTCGATGATCCTTCCAATGCCGAAGTCAATCTGTTCGCCTATACCTTCTCATTCGGGAATGGCCTCTCGGCAACCCTGTCGTTCGAGGACGGAACCCAGCGCAGCGTCAACAACGAGCTCGACTTCCCGCTGTTCGGAGCCGGCAGTGCATTCCCGGTTTTCGCCCCGATCGCTTCCACCTATGGCGGTGAGCGCGTGCCGGATGTGGTCGCGAACCTCCGCTACAAGGGCACCTGGGGCGAAGTGCAGCTGTCCGGCGCCCTGCACCAGATCCGCGATGTGGCGGCGGGCATCACGACCGTCAACGGCGTGAACGTCCCGGTGCTGAACCCGATCACCGGCCTGCCCAATCCGACCTACGCCGATACCGATTATGGTTTCGCCGTTGCCGCCCTTGGCTATGCCAATGTGCCGGCTCTTGGGCAGGGCGACGCCGTGTGGATGATGGCCACCTATACGGACGGCGCGATCGGCTACCTCAATGCGGGCCAGACGAACCCGATCAGCAACGGGTTCATCAGCGCCGGCGCGCTCGCCATGCCCTTCACGGATGCCTTCGTCGATCCGCTCACAGGCGAGTTCAAGACCAACAAGGCCTACGCCATTGCGGGCGGCCTCAATCACAACTGGAGCCCGACCTGGCAGACCAATGTGTTCGGCTCCTGGATGCGTTTCGATGCTCCTGGGATCGCTCAGTACACGGTCCCCGCGACGGCCGCGACGATTGCGGCCGGGACGGCAGGAACAACCACGGGCCTCGTCGACTTCGACGAGATTCGCGTCGGCGCCAATGTGATCTGGACCCCGGTGAAGGACTTCCTCATCGGCGTCGAGGCGCTCTACATCCGCGTCGATCCGCGCGAGCGGGTCGCCGTTCCGGTCACGACCGCGTCCGGCGATCCGACCGGCACCTTCCGGCCGGCCGGATCGGAATCCACCTGGCAAGGCCGACTGCGGGTCCAGCGTGACTTCTGAGCGACCTGGGAAGTGGCGTGATGCGCTAACGCCGGCCTCCTCTGAAGCCACCGCCGCCACGCCCGCCTCCCCCACCGAAGCCGCCGCGCGGCCCCATGCTCCGTGAAGGCCCGAAGGATCCCGAGAACTGGGCCGGCGGCCGATTGAACTGCCGGGTCGCCATCTGCCGCTGATTGCCGAGATGACGCGCCTGGGCATCGCGCATGACGTTCGACGGAAGCGGCTGGCGCGCCGCTGGACGTTGCGCAGCAGGACGCTGGGCAGGACGCTGCGGCTGGGTCTGTCGTTGCCCGGTCGCCCGGCGCTGCTGTGAGGCCGGGCGTTGCTGGGCAGATGGTCGGTCTGACGCTCCGCGTTGCTGCGAACCGGGGCGCTGCTGCGTTGCCGGACGCTGCTGAGGCGTCTGGCGCTGCTGCGCCCTGTCGCGAACGGCGTCGTTGTTTACGGCGTCCCGCCGAACCTGGTCGCCGCCGCTCAGGCGCTGGCCGAGTGCGGCACCGGCGGCCCCGGCAGCTCCCGCTCCGGCGAGCCCCCGCAGCGCCTCGCCTCCGCCGCTCTCCTGCAACCTCTCACGGCCCTCCGCCGACAAGCCCTCGCGGCCTTCGCCGCGCTGGAGCAGATCGCGGGGCTCCGGCCGACCCACATCCTGCCAGCCGCCATCGAAGCGCTGCCAGCCTTCACCGGTGTTGCGATAGACATTGCCGTCCCGGCCCGCATAGATGTCGCCGCGCCGGCCCTCGCGCACGAAGCCCTGGCCGTTGGACGTGTTCCAGCGCAGGGACGAGCCGCCGGCCGCGTTCTCGCGGGCCGTCACCCGCGCCCATTCGGAACCACGCTTCACGCCGGCCGATTTCCATGCGCCGTACACATTGCGCCCGCCGGCCGCGAACGCCCCGCTGTCCGTCCGCGGATTATACGCGCCGACGAAGCCTGCCGATCCGCGGGGGCCCCAGGCGGCCCCTGCACGCCCATAGGTGCCGGTGACAGGATTCCAGGCGCGTACACCCGCAATCCCGCGATAGGGCCCATATGCATATCCGTAGCGACCATACATGCCGCGCACGGGATTGTAGTACGCTCCGAGCCCCCATGTCGTCGGCCGGGGGTAATAGATCGGGTAACCGTAGCCCGGCCAGTTGTACCAGTAGCCCGGATAACCCCAGCCCGTGCCATAGACATAGGTCCCCCAGGCCAGGAAGCCGAACAGGTATCCCATGGTGTAGCCGTACCAGACCGCATTGGGCTCGGTGTCGTACACACGCACATAGGTGACGTTGTAGACCGGCGACGATGGCGGGATCGCATAGATGGCGTCAGGCACCTCGCGGGCGAGCTGCCACGGACCGTTCGGATTGTCGGCCATGAACCAGACGCCATCCTGCAACAGGAAATACCGGTCTCCGACCTTGATCACGGTGTCCGTCGTGTTCGTCGCGTAGGAGAGATCGGTCGTTTCGATCGGTGTGAATTGGGCATCGCCCGCATACGCGACTGTCGGCGTGATCGACCCCGTTTCGACGCGGGCGGTCGTGGGAATGCTCGCCTTCAGGCGTGCCTCGGCGGCCTCGGACGTTCCGGGCACGCTGGCCCGCACGGCATAATACGGCGCGTCCTCGGGTATATTCCTGAAATCGGCGGGCAGATCCGGCGTCGCGAACGTCCATGGCCCGTCGAAGCTCGCGGCGCGGAACCAGCGCCCGGACAGCAGCACATACCATTGCTTGCCGGTCTTATCGAAGAAGACGTCGGATTCGGTGTTGGACGCCCAACGGAGCGCCGTCCCGGGCACGTCCTCGAGTTTGGGCTCGCCGTCGAACAGAATCAGTTCCGAGGGCTTTTCCGTCATGATCACCTTCGGAATGGTTTTACCACCGTAGGGCTCGGGCGGCATGGCGGCGCGGGCGTCCGACCAACTGCCGTCGTCGGGCAGATCCTTCAGCAGGGGCGACAGTTCCGATACCGGTGTCCATGGACCTCCAAGCGCGCTTGCGGTCAGCCAATGCGTGTCGTCGCGCAGATAGAGGGCGCCACCCTCGTCCACGCGGAACAGATCCCAATTCGAGTTGACCAGAAAGGACAGACCCGCCTTGCCTTTCACCGGCGCATAGGAGGGTCCTCCGTCGGTCTGCACAAGGATCGCCGGGGTCTTCGACACGAAGATCGGCGGCGGGTCGGACTTGAGTCCCTGGACGTCCGTCATGCGATTCTGTTCGGCCAGGCTCGCGGTCACGCGCGCCTCCGACACCGTGATCGGTCCGGTGGGTAGGATCTTGCCTGTCTCGACCGCGAGCGCCGTCAGTTCCTCACGCCCGAGACCCGAGAAGTTCAATTCGGTGACGGTGATATCGGTGATCACGACCTCGCCGGCATTCTCGTCATAGGAGGTCTTGCCCTTCAATCCAATCACGCCGAACACCGGATTGTCCTCGGGTGTCTTCAGGTATTGAGCCGCCACCAGCGCCTCGATGGTCTTGAAGTCGGTCCATTCGGTGAATTGCGGTTGATACAGGATCATGCGACCCTTACCGACCTCGTAGGCACGCGGCCAATCCTCGGCTTCCTTCTTCTCCTCGAGATAGCGGCCGCTCACGAAGCCGCTGCGCTTGCCGAATGTGACGGCACACCAGGTTCCAGCATCGTCGCAATCGCCGATGTCGACGGCCGTGCCTTCCGCAAGCGTGCTTATTGAGGAGAACTGCGTTCCCGGTCCCGAGCGGAAATTGACGTTTCCGGTGGTGACGCCAGGAGCTGCAAACACCGGTGTCGTGGTGATGATGGGAACGAGTGCAAGTGCGATGATCCGACGTGAACAGAGCCCGTTCTTCATCATGGTCTCCTCGGTCCAAAGCCAACTAAACCGCTTTTCCCCGGATAGGCGCAGGAGCACCCGCGGTGCGCCTGACGTTCTCGCCGTCACCGCCGTCCCAGCGTTCTTCGCGCCCGGCCTCACCGCAGACCGATCTCCACGCCGCTCACATTCGCGTTGAGCTCGAGGCCGATGGTCCGGCCGCGAAGCTCGAGGACGACGCCCTTCGCGTTCTGCAGCCGAATGCCGGATGCCCCGCCGCCCACGGCAACACCGCCGCCGACAGCCGTGTAGGTGCCGGCAATGTCGGAGGCGCGACGCAGGTTATAGGCGCGGCCCACAAGTTCGGCCTTCGATGCGCCGATCGTCGCGCCGAAGCTCAGGCCTCCGACGCTCAGGGGGTAACGCCGTCCCTGGAAGACGAGCGTTCCGCGACCGCCGCCGACGCCGACGATGAAGCCCGCCTTTGCGATCTCTATGTGCACTGTCCCGGTCGCGGCCCATCCTGGTTCCACCGATCCCATGACGAGGGCCGAAAACGCGATCAGGCCACATCGAAGAGCGTTTGAAACCCTGAACATCGATCACTCCTTCCGTGCATGAATGCGAATGCCGTCGGGGTCGCCGACACGACCTCAACCGATGCGGGCGTCACCGACACTGGGGCGGCCGCGCAGGACCGCGGCCCCAACCGCGACCACGCGGGTGCCGGCCGCAGGCGCGCTCAGAGCCAAGAGAGTTCTGCTCATGAAATTCTCCCGTCTTCCGGCGCGCCGCACGGAGCGCACAGCCTGCCATCAGGTCGATCCATTCTGATTCCGTCAGCGGCAATCGCTTGATCGTTTGGGACAGGCGCTTGTCATTTTGCGTCATTGCTACGCTAGAAAGAGCCCCGGCAGCCGGTTCACCGAGGAGCCAGGGTCTGGGTCGGGGAGGTCAACGCCTGAATGCGCGGGATCATGGCATGCAAGCTTCCGGCGGCTTCCCTGAAACCGTTCGGCGTCACTCGACCATGCGAGCCGGGCTCGGCTCGAAAGCCGGGCCGAATAGCGAGCAATGGCTCTCCGCAGCAACGGGACAAGCTCGATTGAGCGCTCATTCAAATCGAGGCAGGCGCCTTCGTCCCCAGGATGGTCTCCGCCCCGAGTCCCAGCCTCACCAGCGACCGCCGGTACTCGATCGACATTCGGTCGGCCGGAGTATGGATCTCATCCCTCAGATCAAGCGGAAGCTCCAAGGGTGACTGCGCCTCGATCAAAGGAGCGTCTTCTGCGTTGATCCGGGACTGGAATTCGACCATCGCCGCCGGATCGATCTGGCCCGTGTCGTCGATCAGGATCTGAAAGATCTCGGAGACCGTCGCACTCACGGGAGATGCCACGTCATACACCCTGAATGTCGTGTCGTTCGTCACGTCGTAGAGCTGGAGGTAGCTGCTGAACGGCAAAGACAATCGATAGATGTATCGGCGATGGCGGAGCGGGAGTTCGCCTTCCGTCTTTTCGGCATACCGCACCTTCTCATGATACTCCGCCTGAAAGCTCAAGGTGAGATCTCCAACCGATACGTCATAGGGCTCGATGACGCGATCCTCTGCCCCTCCAAACGTTCCCTGATGAACGAACGGGATGTGGCAGAGGTCGTTGAAATTCTCCACGTGCCGGGCCGCCGATGCGCGCCAGGTTCCCCGCACCCGCGCAAGGTTGCCGCTGCCGCTTTCAATATGGGGCCATTCTGGAATCGGCGCCGCCGGCTGCTCATCAAGGCATACCCAGATCATCCCATAGCGTTCCTCGCAGAGATAACTTTCCAAGCGCAGCTTGACGGGGATAGGAGCATCGGCCGAAAGCGCCGGGATCTTGCGGCAGGCGCCGCTGCCGTCATAGTGGAACCCGTGGAGAGGACAGACCAGAAGACCGTCCCGGATCGCGCCCATGCTGAGTTGGGCCCCACGGTGCATGCAGAGGTCCTTAGCGGCATGGACATGTCCGTGCGAGCGCCAGAGCACGAGCGGGATGTCCAGCAACCTCGCTCCGACCGGGTGGTCCGTCACGTTGGTCGACCAGGCGACTGGGTGCCAATAAGACGCGAGAATATGCCAGTCCGCCGGCACGAAGCTGCAATTCCTGGGAAGCCTGGATTTCGGCGTGTTGCTGTTCTTGGCGGGGAGGAACATCGCTATCGGATCTCCAGATCAAAGATCAAGGACGAGGGTCGTTCCCGGTTTGCCCCGAGAGACGCAAATGAGCATGCGATCGCCGGCCTTGTGATCATGCGCCGAGAGAAAGTAATCGCGATGGTCGATCTGTCCCTCCAGAACCGTCGTGAGACAGGTCCCACACACTCCCTGCTCGCAGCTGACATCAGGCTCGATCCCTTCGCCGCGCAAAGTCTCCAGGATTGTCGCGCCGGCTGGAACCGGGACTGAGAGGCCCCTGCGCGCCAAGCTTACGGTAAACTCGGGGCCCGGACCGGCAGGCTCAGGTGCG is a window of Microvirga lotononidis DNA encoding:
- a CDS encoding SH3 domain-containing protein → MMKNGLCSRRIIALALVPIITTTPVFAAPGVTTGNVNFRSGPGTQFSSISTLAEGTAVDIGDCDDAGTWCAVTFGKRSGFVSGRYLEEKKEAEDWPRAYEVGKGRMILYQPQFTEWTDFKTIEALVAAQYLKTPEDNPVFGVIGLKGKTSYDENAGEVVITDITVTELNFSGLGREELTALAVETGKILPTGPITVSEARVTASLAEQNRMTDVQGLKSDPPPIFVSKTPAILVQTDGGPSYAPVKGKAGLSFLVNSNWDLFRVDEGGALYLRDDTHWLTASALGGPWTPVSELSPLLKDLPDDGSWSDARAAMPPEPYGGKTIPKVIMTEKPSELILFDGEPKLEDVPGTALRWASNTESDVFFDKTGKQWYVLLSGRWFRAASFDGPWTFATPDLPADFRNIPEDAPYYAVRASVPGTSEAAEARLKASIPTTARVETGSITPTVAYAGDAQFTPIETTDLSYATNTTDTVIKVGDRYFLLQDGVWFMADNPNGPWQLAREVPDAIYAIPPSSPVYNVTYVRVYDTEPNAVWYGYTMGYLFGFLAWGTYVYGTGWGYPGYWYNWPGYGYPIYYPRPTTWGLGAYYNPVRGMYGRYGYAYGPYRGIAGVRAWNPVTGTYGRAGAAWGPRGSAGFVGAYNPRTDSGAFAAGGRNVYGAWKSAGVKRGSEWARVTARENAAGGSSLRWNTSNGQGFVREGRRGDIYAGRDGNVYRNTGEGWQRFDGGWQDVGRPEPRDLLQRGEGREGLSAEGRERLQESGGGEALRGLAGAGAAGAAGAALGQRLSGGDQVRRDAVNNDAVRDRAQQRQTPQQRPATQQRPGSQQRGASDRPSAQQRPASQQRRATGQRQTQPQRPAQRPAAQRPAARQPLPSNVMRDAQARHLGNQRQMATRQFNRPPAQFSGSFGPSRSMGPRGGFGGGGGRGGGGFRGGRR
- a CDS encoding aspartate:alanine exchanger family transporter, with product MLDIVRTLLEASPLLALFLAIATGYAIGQISIAGVSFGAGAVLFTGLIIGAIAPKAAPPGMVGTLGLVMFVYGVGIQYGPVFFASLKGPGLKYIALAAVAVVASLLVAMLLASPLGISMATAAGLFAGSGTSTPTLQAALAAAGNQDPAIGYSVSYPFGVVGPIVLMTLMAGLVKPVFKAPSQNVRIAELTLESNCEDQTVEEVSAILPADIKIVAIRQHHANAPPLAGTRLHEGDGLLLVGSPTSIEQAKIAVGHEEPGRISRDRANYDVVRVYVSKAAFVGKTVQEIPLPDFPIVISHIRRGDVDMMTSPDLTLEYGDVLIAAVPSDRKTEVQRHFGDSIKGNAELSFVSIGVGIALGLLLGMIPVPLPGGGTFSLGVAGGPLVMALVLGWLGRTGPLGWRIPMVANLVLRNLGLAVFIGSVAIGAGSPFVQTVATNGIQILLGGAAVLLTLVLIVLVVGYLLRIPFDDLLGVCAGSTGNPAIVVAAGRLAPTERTDIGYAICFPSMTIVKIIAVQVLLS
- a CDS encoding porin — encoded protein: MASVRTLLLGCAAIITGGAQAADLPAKTASPVEYVRICSTHGNGFFVIPGTETCLRVSGRARAELLYLEPIDRAQDTIGFRGRGRINLDARTATAYGMLRTYIRMEMTRNTGAYGFSSTTPNINQAFVQFGGLTAGRAVSFFTSPDLPVPNFGDLKFDDPSNAEVNLFAYTFSFGNGLSATLSFEDGTQRSVNNELDFPLFGAGSAFPVFAPIASTYGGERVPDVVANLRYKGTWGEVQLSGALHQIRDVAAGITTVNGVNVPVLNPITGLPNPTYADTDYGFAVAALGYANVPALGQGDAVWMMATYTDGAIGYLNAGQTNPISNGFISAGALAMPFTDAFVDPLTGEFKTNKAYAIAGGLNHNWSPTWQTNVFGSWMRFDAPGIAQYTVPATAATIAAGTAGTTTGLVDFDEIRVGANVIWTPVKDFLIGVEALYIRVDPRERVAVPVTTASGDPTGTFRPAGSESTWQGRLRVQRDF
- a CDS encoding lipid-binding SYLF domain-containing protein gives rise to the protein MFRVSNALRCGLIAFSALVMGSVEPGWAATGTVHIEIAKAGFIVGVGGGRGTLVFQGRRYPLSVGGLSFGATIGASKAELVGRAYNLRRASDIAGTYTAVGGGVAVGGGASGIRLQNAKGVVLELRGRTIGLELNANVSGVEIGLR
- a CDS encoding aromatic ring-hydroxylating oxygenase subunit alpha, with product MFLPAKNSNTPKSRLPRNCSFVPADWHILASYWHPVAWSTNVTDHPVGARLLDIPLVLWRSHGHVHAAKDLCMHRGAQLSMGAIRDGLLVCPLHGFHYDGSGACRKIPALSADAPIPVKLRLESYLCEERYGMIWVCLDEQPAAPIPEWPHIESGSGNLARVRGTWRASAARHVENFNDLCHIPFVHQGTFGGAEDRVIEPYDVSVGDLTLSFQAEYHEKVRYAEKTEGELPLRHRRYIYRLSLPFSSYLQLYDVTNDTTFRVYDVASPVSATVSEIFQILIDDTGQIDPAAMVEFQSRINAEDAPLIEAQSPLELPLDLRDEIHTPADRMSIEYRRSLVRLGLGAETILGTKAPASI